CTCAAATTTTCCATTTCTATCTTTGTCATTTTAAACCATTATGGACTGATTGTACATGTGAAGGTTATCAAGCAGAAAATTTTGGAATGGTTTGGTGGCAACCTCCAAAAGATAATTTTGATACACTGTTTCTTGCAGAAAAAAACTGTACAACTGTTTCTCATGTATTGGCACATGAACTTTTACGAATATCAGGACACAAAAAATTCAGAGAGATAGTTCATGATGTATGGACAAAGCATTTCTATGATCAATTAGATTTTGAACAATATGGGACTAATTTCGAAAAAACCGATGGCAAACCAATGTTTCTTACAATTGATACCTCTACTCTTAGAACAAAATAAAACCTAGTTTACTAGACTATCTTTTCAATAAATTTTAATCAACACTTTGTTACTGAATAAATATTGTTTTCAAAATTTGCTGTTTTGAAATCAAGTTTGTTTTCAATATCATGTGTTCTAGATTTACTCAAATTTTCAAGCTCTACTAAGGCGTCTCCTCTAAATCCTACTGAAGAACCATAGATTGCATCACTTAACATGGTTCCATGATCACCTTTTTTGATATCATCAACCATTTCATAAAATCGTGTGGTTTCTTTTTTATTTACTGGATTTCCAGTGGCTTTGTTAACTGCAACTGCAATGTACATTCCATTATTTTTTACTGCAACAGGTATTTTGTGATTTGTTCCAGTAGCTCCTGGAATAGTTTCATTTACTAAAACCTCGCATTTATGATACATACTAGAAACATAAGCATAGAATCTGTATTGTGCATATTTTCCTGCAGTATCTTCTTCACATCCCACAAATACCTTATGTAAAAGTTCTAAAGCATCATCATTCATGCTCTGCAATCTATCATCAATTCGTCCTCTTTCTAGGAGGTCTGATTTGCATTCTTTTGCAATCAAAACTAAAATAAAATCTGGTAAATTATAATTTTTTAAAGCTGCAACAAATGCCCCTGCTTGAGACATTCCAAATTTTGGAAAACCTTTATTGACCATTTGAATTCCCCACTTTAGAATATTTGATATTACTCAACAATCAATTATAAAGCTGCTTTTAGTTTATAATTGTTAAGAAATTTACGTGCCTATCAAATTATTTGTAGTAATTTTTGGATTGCAAATATTAAATTCCGGTTAAATTGACTTACTTTTGTGGAAATAGATACTACCCCAGAATTTGTAACTCATATTTACAACAAATCGCGTGAAAATATTCAAAAATATAGAAAAATAATTGGTAGACCTTTAACACTTACTGAAAAAATACTTTCAGGACATTTTGAACAAATGGCAGAAAAAAATCTTGATGGGGGCAAAAACTATGTTTTCCTTATTCCTGATCGTGTAGCATTACAAGATGTGACTGGACAAATGGTAATGCTACAATTTATGCAAGCAGATCTTAAACAAACTACTTTACCCACGACAGTTCACTGTGATCATTTGATACGTGCTAAAGTATCAGGTGATGCTGATATGAAAGTCGCACTTGATGAAAATAGTGAAGTCTTCAAATTTCTACAATCAGCTGCTGCCAAATATGGATGTGGTTTTTGGAAACCTGGTGCAGGAATAATTCATCAAGTTGTTCTTGAAAATTATGCATTTCCTGGAGGATTAATGATTGGAACTGACTCACATACTCCTAATGCCGGTGGATTAGGAATGCTTGCTGTAGGAGTAGGAGGGTTAGATGCAGCTGAAACTATGGCTGGGTTACCTTGGGAATTACTTTATCCTAAAAGAATTGGAGTGCACTTAACTGGGGAACTTAATGGATGGACGGCACCAAAGGATATCATCCTCAAAGTTGCTGAAGAACTAACAGTTTCGGGAGGAACAAATTCTATTATTGAATACTTTGGACCTGGAACAAATACAATTAGCTGTACTGGAAAAGCTACGATTACAAACATGGGTGCAGAAGTGGGAGCAACATGTTCGATATTTCCATATGATCAAAGGATGGAAACTTATCTAAAATCAACAAATCGAGAAAAAATTGCAGAACTTGCAAATCAGAATAAAGAATTACTTGTTGCAGATAAGGAAGTAGAATATAATCCTGAAAAATTCTTTGATAAAGTTATTGAAATTAATCTTTCAACATTAGAACCACACATTGTTGGACCACATACTCCTGATCTAGCAAGATCAATTTCTAATTTAGCTAATGATGTAAAGTCTAATGAATACATCGATTCAATATCCGTTGCATTAATTGGAAGTTGCACAAACTCTTCTTATGAAGACATGTCTAGAGTAGCAAGTTTAGCAGAACAAGCCAAATTAAAAGGTATTAAATCTAAAATTCCACTTCTAATTACACCTGGCTCAGAACAGATTAGAAGTACTATTGAAAGAGACGGACAAATGGATTCACTAAAAGATATTGGAGCTACAGTTTTGGCAAATGCATGTGGTCCATGTATTGGTCAATGGGATAGACCTGAATTGAAAACTGATGAAAAAAATACAATTGTTACTAGTTTTAACAGAAATTTTCCTGGCCGTAACGATGGTCGTAGAAACACTTTAAATTTTATTGGTAGTCCAGAAATGATTATTGCATTAGCTCTAAGTGGTAGACTTTCATTTAATCCTCTAAAAGATGAATTAATTGCTGCAGATGGTTCAAAATTTAAACTTGAACCACCAAAACCTGCACCTGAGGTTCCAAAAAGTGGATTTAAGATACCTGAGGGAATCTTTGTTTCACCTCCTGAAAATTCAAGCAATGTAGAAGTAATTATTGATCCTAATAGTAAACGACTTCAACGGTTAGAACCGTTTCTACCCTGGAATGGAAAAGACTTTGTTGATTTCCCTATAATGGTTAAAGCAAAAGGAAAGTGCACTACCGATCATATTTCTCCTGCAGGTGCTTGGCTATCCCTTCGTGGCCATCTTGATAATCTCAGTGATAACATGCTTTTAGGTGCAGTCAATGCATTTAATGATGAAATTGGTAAAGGAAAAAACATCTTAAATAATCAACTAGAATCTTTTTCAAAAATTGCTAGACAGTATAAAGAAAAAGGAATGCGTTGGGTAATAATTGGTGATAGTAATTATGGTGAGGGAAGTAGTAGGGAACATGCAGCAATGTCTCCTAGATATTTAGGATGTGCAGCTGTTATCACAAAAAGTCTTGCAAGAATACACGAAACAAACTTGAAAAAACAAGGAATTCTAGCTTTGACTTTTAGTAATCCTGATGATTATAATAAAATTCAAGAGGATGATAAGATTAGTCTTATCGGATTAAATAATCTAGAACCACAAAAACCAGTAAAATGTATCATTAAACATAAAGATGGAACAAACAATGAAATTTCTCTTAACCATTCTTATAATAAATCACAAATTGAGTGGTTCAAAGCTGGTTCAGCACTAAATGTTTTAAAAAATAAATAATATTCTAACGTGGGGCCGACCGGAATCGAACCGGCGACCTACGGGTCACTACAGCTCCAAACTTACATCATCCGTGAGTCAGTTTAGCTTAGTTTACCTTTGGAGCCCTTAGCGGTGATCTAACGTATGCACTGTCGCCCTACCAGGCTAGGCTACGACCCCACGAACAAGAATGAAATAGACTAGAATTTTAAGTTATTTTAACCAAGATTTATTTGCGATTAATCATGAGCTTCATCTGTTAAGGTAGATCATGGTAAAACCAATTGTCATAGTAATAGCTGCAATTCCTGCTATTCTTGCAATTTTAATTGCAATTCCGTTACTCACACAACCTGAA
The DNA window shown above is from Nitrosarchaeum sp. and carries:
- a CDS encoding aconitate hydratase — its product is MEIDTTPEFVTHIYNKSRENIQKYRKIIGRPLTLTEKILSGHFEQMAEKNLDGGKNYVFLIPDRVALQDVTGQMVMLQFMQADLKQTTLPTTVHCDHLIRAKVSGDADMKVALDENSEVFKFLQSAAAKYGCGFWKPGAGIIHQVVLENYAFPGGLMIGTDSHTPNAGGLGMLAVGVGGLDAAETMAGLPWELLYPKRIGVHLTGELNGWTAPKDIILKVAEELTVSGGTNSIIEYFGPGTNTISCTGKATITNMGAEVGATCSIFPYDQRMETYLKSTNREKIAELANQNKELLVADKEVEYNPEKFFDKVIEINLSTLEPHIVGPHTPDLARSISNLANDVKSNEYIDSISVALIGSCTNSSYEDMSRVASLAEQAKLKGIKSKIPLLITPGSEQIRSTIERDGQMDSLKDIGATVLANACGPCIGQWDRPELKTDEKNTIVTSFNRNFPGRNDGRRNTLNFIGSPEMIIALALSGRLSFNPLKDELIAADGSKFKLEPPKPAPEVPKSGFKIPEGIFVSPPENSSNVEVIIDPNSKRLQRLEPFLPWNGKDFVDFPIMVKAKGKCTTDHISPAGAWLSLRGHLDNLSDNMLLGAVNAFNDEIGKGKNILNNQLESFSKIARQYKEKGMRWVIIGDSNYGEGSSREHAAMSPRYLGCAAVITKSLARIHETNLKKQGILALTFSNPDDYNKIQEDDKISLIGLNNLEPQKPVKCIIKHKDGTNNEISLNHSYNKSQIEWFKAGSALNVLKNK